Proteins encoded by one window of bacterium:
- the cas1b gene encoding type I-B CRISPR-associated endonuclease Cas1b gives MSRPYYIFSNGRIKRKENTVYIENEQGDKKAIPIEDIDTIHLYGEIDLNTKLLNFLSQQNKTLHIYNYYGFYAGSFMPRDRNVSGELTVKQVQYYLDNKKRYFLAFCFVEGAIFHILRNLREYPKTEDFQKYIAIEQSKSYEAKNISELMGCEGRIRNIYYQAFNTILKDDFTMEKREKRPPTNPINALISFGNSMIYSTVLSEIYHTQLNPTISYLHEPGERRYSLSLDIAEIFKPLIIDPIILKLINNHMIKLEDFEEDVNYCYLNDSGRKKFLKEFDQKLTTTIKHRKMKRNVSYRTIIRLECYKLIKHFLGDDVYSPFKAWW, from the coding sequence ATGAGCAGACCATATTACATATTTTCCAATGGTAGAATCAAACGGAAGGAAAATACCGTTTATATTGAGAATGAGCAGGGTGATAAGAAGGCAATTCCTATTGAGGATATTGATACTATCCATCTTTATGGAGAAATAGATTTAAATACAAAGTTGTTAAACTTCCTCTCCCAACAGAATAAGACCCTTCATATATATAACTATTACGGCTTTTATGCCGGGAGTTTTATGCCCAGGGATAGAAATGTATCCGGGGAATTAACCGTCAAACAAGTCCAATATTATCTGGACAATAAGAAACGCTATTTCCTTGCCTTTTGCTTTGTAGAAGGAGCAATATTCCATATCTTGAGAAATTTGAGGGAATATCCAAAGACAGAAGATTTCCAAAAATACATAGCCATAGAGCAATCTAAATCTTATGAGGCAAAAAACATTAGTGAACTTATGGGCTGTGAAGGAAGAATAAGGAATATCTACTATCAGGCATTTAATACCATTCTGAAAGATGATTTTACTATGGAAAAGAGAGAGAAAAGACCACCTACCAATCCCATTAATGCTCTTATCTCATTTGGAAACTCAATGATTTATTCAACGGTGCTTTCAGAGATATACCATACTCAACTTAATCCAACTATAAGCTATCTTCATGAACCAGGAGAGAGACGATATTCGTTAAGCCTTGATATTGCAGAAATATTTAAGCCGTTAATCATTGACCCAATTATTCTTAAGTTAATAAATAACCATATGATAAAACTTGAGGATTTTGAAGAGGATGTGAATTATTGCTATTTGAATGATAGCGGCAGGAAGAAATTCCTTAAAGAATTTGACCAAAAACTAACTACCACGATAAAACATCGTAAGATGAAGAGAAATGTATCCTACCGAACAATTATCCGGCTCGAGTGCTATAAATTGATAAAACATTTTTTAGGGGATGATGTTTATTCTCCATTTAAGGCCTGGTGGTAA
- a CDS encoding nucleotidyltransferase, protein MKKIKALEPFTKALDAVQKLFENNSYQWMILGGIAVSILGKPRFTRDIDAVALLDISDIPLFLERAKDIGLEPRISDVEEFAKKSRVLLLYHKETCIPIDISMGILPFEEETIKRSQIVQIGDLSLHLPTPEDLIIFKAVADRPQDIIDIQGIIESHPQLDRRYIKYWVKEFADVLETQEIYERIKKLL, encoded by the coding sequence GTGAAAAAGATAAAAGCACTTGAACCGTTTACTAAGGCATTGGACGCCGTTCAGAAACTCTTTGAGAATAATTCATATCAATGGATGATTCTTGGTGGTATAGCTGTGAGTATATTGGGTAAGCCAAGATTTACAAGGGATATAGATGCGGTGGCGTTGTTGGATATTAGTGATATCCCCTTATTTCTTGAAAGGGCAAAAGATATAGGATTAGAACCAAGAATCTCAGATGTAGAAGAATTTGCTAAAAAGTCAAGGGTGCTTTTACTATACCATAAAGAGACGTGTATTCCCATAGATATCTCGATGGGGATTTTGCCGTTTGAGGAAGAAACAATCAAAAGGAGTCAGATAGTCCAAATAGGTGATTTATCCCTGCATCTTCCCACGCCTGAGGACCTGATCATCTTTAAAGCAGTAGCAGATAGACCACAGGATATAATAGATATACAGGGGATAATTGAATCCCATCCACAACTGGATAGAAGGTATATCAAATACTGGGTAAAAGAATTTGCTGATGTCCTTGAAACACAAGAGATTTATGAAAGGATAAAGAAATTACTCTAA
- the ptsP gene encoding phosphoenolpyruvate--protein phosphotransferase — protein MITSSMLKLKGVIASPGIVIGKAYLLDITKLKITQRKITEEEVENQINSFKEAVGRTEKEIVKIKEKVHEEMGEEYSNIFEAHLLILKDPLLIFEVSERIRKEYINVEYALWEVLQMITENIAGLEDDYMRERVVDIYDIGRRILENLVGTTNISLQELREDVIVVAHNLTPSDTSHMYKGKIMGFATDIGGQTSHTAIMARALEIPAVVGLRDITFRVKSGDILIIDGSHGIVIVNPDKATINEYEKKKKIFDEFKAGLAWLKDLPGQTNDGYRVDIAANIELPEEIDVVKDEGAEGIGLYRTEFLYLDRTELPDEDEQLKAYQQVISQMKPYPVTIRTLDVGGDKYLSYLGTPTEVNPFLGLRAIRLCLRYKNMFKTQIRALFRASNFGKLRIMFPMISELEELRATKKIIEEVKQELKTEKVCFAPDIELGIMIETPSAVMISDILAKEVDFFSIGTNDLIQYTIAIDRVNEQLAHLYNPAHPAILRSINYTIESAHNQGIWAGMCGEMAGDPLFTIILVGMGIDELSMSSSSIPKVKEVIRSISLIEAKELVQKVLKLHSVNEVENVLKEIMYKKFPHLFNTARNHLVEG, from the coding sequence ATGATAACTTCATCGATGTTAAAACTTAAAGGCGTAATTGCCTCACCAGGGATTGTTATCGGCAAGGCTTATTTATTAGATATAACTAAGCTCAAGATAACCCAGAGAAAGATTACTGAAGAAGAAGTAGAAAATCAAATTAATAGTTTTAAAGAGGCAGTTGGACGCACTGAAAAAGAAATTGTAAAGATTAAAGAAAAGGTTCATGAAGAGATGGGTGAAGAATATTCGAATATCTTTGAGGCTCATTTATTAATTTTAAAAGACCCATTACTTATCTTTGAGGTTTCTGAAAGAATAAGAAAAGAATATATCAATGTAGAATATGCCTTGTGGGAAGTTCTGCAGATGATTACTGAGAATATCGCTGGATTAGAAGATGACTATATGCGAGAACGAGTAGTAGATATTTATGACATAGGTCGGAGAATATTAGAAAATTTAGTTGGAACTACTAATATTAGTCTACAAGAATTAAGGGAAGATGTTATTGTTGTTGCCCATAATTTAACACCATCAGATACCTCGCATATGTATAAAGGGAAGATAATGGGTTTTGCGACAGATATAGGTGGTCAAACCTCGCATACCGCCATTATGGCGCGTGCTTTAGAAATCCCAGCCGTAGTTGGATTAAGAGATATAACATTTCGAGTTAAATCCGGAGATATTCTAATTATTGATGGTAGTCATGGTATTGTTATTGTTAATCCAGATAAAGCGACGATTAACGAATATGAGAAAAAGAAAAAGATATTTGATGAATTTAAAGCGGGCTTAGCCTGGCTAAAAGACTTACCAGGTCAAACGAATGATGGTTATAGAGTTGACATTGCGGCTAATATTGAACTACCAGAGGAAATTGATGTTGTAAAGGATGAAGGGGCAGAGGGAATTGGATTATACCGCACTGAATTTTTGTATCTGGATAGAACTGAATTACCAGATGAAGATGAACAATTAAAGGCATATCAACAAGTAATATCTCAAATGAAACCATATCCTGTGACGATAAGAACATTAGATGTAGGCGGAGATAAATATTTATCTTACTTAGGAACTCCAACCGAAGTAAATCCTTTCCTTGGATTGCGAGCAATCCGATTATGTTTAAGATATAAGAATATGTTTAAAACACAAATAAGAGCCCTATTTCGAGCCAGTAACTTTGGTAAATTAAGAATAATGTTTCCAATGATTTCAGAATTAGAAGAATTACGAGCTACAAAAAAAATCATTGAAGAGGTAAAACAGGAATTAAAGACAGAAAAGGTATGTTTTGCTCCGGACATAGAACTTGGCATAATGATTGAAACGCCTTCAGCGGTAATGATTTCAGATATTTTAGCCAAAGAAGTAGATTTTTTTAGCATTGGCACAAATGATTTAATTCAGTATACCATTGCTATAGATAGAGTTAATGAACAATTAGCTCATCTTTACAACCCGGCGCATCCGGCTATTTTACGCTCTATTAATTATACCATCGAATCTGCACATAATCAAGGAATATGGGCAGGTATGTGTGGTGAGATGGCTGGTGACCCATTATTTACGATTATTTTAGTCGGGATGGGAATAGATGAATTAAGTATGTCCAGTAGCTCTATCCCGAAGGTAAAAGAGGTCATTCGGTCAATAAGCCTTATTGAGGCAAAAGAATTAGTGCAAAAAGTACTTAAATTGCACAGCGTCAATGAAGTAGAAAATGTCCTCAAGGAAATAATGTATAAGAAATTCCCTCATTTGTTCAATACAGCAAGAAATCACTTAGTGGAGGGTTAA
- a CDS encoding HPr family phosphocarrier protein, with translation MNSVEKIVTLENKLGLHLRAAVIFVQAATKFQSVIKVKKVNNSGSGWRNGKSILSVGTLDAGKGSQIIINARGEDAIEAVEKLTKLFEDKFGEKE, from the coding sequence ATGAATTCAGTAGAAAAAATAGTTACACTTGAAAATAAATTAGGGTTACACCTCCGGGCGGCGGTTATTTTCGTCCAGGCTGCCACTAAATTTCAATCAGTGATTAAAGTAAAAAAAGTTAATAACTCAGGTTCAGGATGGAGAAATGGCAAAAGTATTTTAAGTGTGGGAACTTTAGATGCAGGCAAAGGTAGTCAAATAATAATCAATGCCCGTGGCGAAGATGCTATAGAGGCGGTAGAAAAATTAACAAAATTATTCGAAGATAAATTTGGAGAAAAAGAATGA
- the cas2 gene encoding CRISPR-associated endonuclease Cas2: MAYLIVTYDIGEDRVNKIRKVLKKYFMWVQNSVFEGEISEGKLEQCRNELSKIIAKEKDSVYFYRLENKLNYRKTILGIAKEITDNIL; the protein is encoded by the coding sequence ATGGCGTATTTAATAGTTACTTACGATATAGGGGAAGATAGAGTAAATAAAATAAGGAAGGTTTTAAAAAAATACTTTATGTGGGTTCAGAACTCAGTATTTGAGGGAGAGATTAGTGAAGGTAAACTTGAGCAATGCAGGAATGAGTTATCTAAGATTATTGCCAAAGAGAAGGACTCTGTTTATTTTTATCGGCTTGAAAATAAACTTAATTATCGCAAGACAATCTTAGGCATAGCCAAGGAGATTACGGATAATATTTTGTAG